The nucleotide window CGTCGCTCCTGACCTCCCAGCTGCAGACGCTTGAGCCGCTGGAGGTGGATGAGGCCGGCGTCGTGCTTGATATCGCCGAAACGCCGATTGAACTTGCGGCGCAAGCCGGGCAGTGGCTGGCGGGGCATCCCGTGGGGGTGCGCTCGTCCTGACGCCGCTCTGCAGCCGTCGTGCACCGGCCGAGCCTCGTCGCCGGGCAAACCGGACCGGCTCGGGAGCAAACCGGACAGGTTCGGGAGCAAACTGGACCGGCTCGGGAGCAAACCGGTTTCTGTAGAGCAGAATCTTGCTCTGAAAACTCCGGTTTGCTCACCGGACAGCCACTTCGCCGGGCTACGTTGCCGGAAACCATCTCACCCGGGGAGCTACTTCGCGGGGAGCCTCGAATCCAGCAGCTGCGCCAGGTGGATGCCCTTGCGTTCGCTGAGGTCCTCGAGTTGTGTGCGGCAGGAGTAACCGTCAGCGAGGACGACGGCGTCGGCCGCCGCCGCGCGGACCGCCGGGAGGAGCTGCTGCTCCGCTACCGCAACGGATACCTCGTAGTGGCCGCGTTCCACGCCGAAGTTCCCGGCAAGGCCACAGCAGCCGCCAAGTTTTTGCAGCTCGGCGCCGGCGCCTTCCAGCAGCGCCGCGTCCGGACTCCAGCCCATGACGGCGTGATGGTGGCAGTGCGGTTGCGCAACGACGGTTGTTCCTTCGAGCGACGGCGCTTCATAGCCCGGCGTCTTGGCGAGCAGTTCCGCGAGTGTGTGCGTCGCACCCGCAACCGGTCCTGCAACAGCGCGGCCCAGCAGCTCGATCGAGTCCGACCGCAGCACCCCAGTACACGACGGTTCAAGGCCCACGATCGGTATCCCCTGCTCGGCATACTCCTTCAACGTCTCCACCGACGAGCGCAGGATCTTCCGTGCGCTGTCGAGCTGACCGGTCGAGATCCACGTCAGGCCGCAACACACGGGCTTCTCGGGAATCAGCACCTCATACCCTGCGCCCTCGAGCACCCGGACTGCGGCCTCACCGACCTCCGGCGAAAAGTTGTTCGTGAAGGAGTCGGCCCACAGAAGGACCTGCGGCTGATCGCCCGATGAAGCTGCAGCCCGCGACTCGAACCACTTGTGGAACGTCTGCGGCGCGAAGGCAGGGATCCTCCGCCGCTGGTCCACCCCCGCAAGCCGCAGCCCCAGCTTTCCCAGGCCAGGCAGGCTTGTCAGCGCATTCACAACGCGCGGTGCAACCGAGGCCAGCGAAGCCCACCGCGGCAGCCAACCCAAAGAATAGTGCGACGCCGGTCGGATCCGACCCTTGTAACTCTGGTGCAGCACTTCCGCCTTGTACGACGCCATGTCGACGCCGGTAGGACAATCCGAGGCGCAGCCCTTGCATGAGAGGCACAAATCGAGCGCCTCATGCACTTCCGGCGCCCGCCAGTTCGGCTTGCCGTGCTGGTGGCCGGCGGCGGCACCGCCAACAACGCTGCCGTTGATCATCTCCTGCAGCGCCCGGGCGCGGCCGCGGGTGGAGTCCTTCTCCTCGAGGGTCGCGATGTAGGACGGGCACATCACCGTTTGGTTATCCCGGTGCGCGGCGCGGCACTGTCCCACTCCGGTGCAGCGGTGGACCGCCTGGCTGAAGTCGCCGTCGTCGTGCTCGTAACCGAGGGCCAGGCCGGTGCGGAGGGGACCGGCTTCGGCGACGCGGACGTTCGCGTCGAGCGGCTCGGGATCAACGAGTACGCCCGGGTTGAGGATGTTGTCCGGGTCGAGGATGCCCTTGACCTTCCCGAAGAGTGACAGGGCAGCCGGCGTGTACATGAAGGGAAGGAGTTCGCTGCGGGCGCGTCCGTCGCCGTGCTCGCCGGAGAGGGACCCGCCGTAGGACGCCACCAAGCGGGCCGCATCGGTAAGAAATGCGCGGAAGACTGCGGCGCCGTCGTCGTGCTGGAACGGAAAGTCCAGGCGCACGTGGACGCAGCCGTCGCCGAAGTGACCGAACGGGAAGCCGGTGAGGTTATGGGTGAGCAGGAGTTCATCGAACTCCCGCAGGTAGTCGCCGAGGCGCTCGGGCGGAACGGCTGCGTCCTCCCACCCGGCATGGGCGGGAGCTCCGGCGGGCGAGCGTCCGGCCAGCCCGCCGCCGTCCTCGCGGATCCGCCACAGTGCGGCGGCCTGTGCAGGACTGGTGATGATCCGGGCGTACCGGGCAGCGTCGACCCGGCTCACCGCGGCCGCACGTTCAGCAACCTCGGCGGCGTCATCGCCCGAGATCTCGACGAACAGCCACGCCGCTCCGCCGGGCAGTTCCGGCACGGCCTGCGGACCCTTCCGCGTACGCACCACCTCGACGATGCGTGAATCGAGCCCCTCACACGCTGTGGGTTTGAACGGCAGCACCGAGGTCACCGCGTCACCGGCTTCGCCGATGTTCTCGAATCCGAGCACCACCATGGTTTTGTGCGGCGCGTCGGTGACGAGCCGGATGCCGGCTTCGAGGACTACGGCGAGCGTCCCCTCGCTGCCCACCAGCATCCGCCGCAGGTCGAACCCGCGCTCCGGCAGCAGGTGCTCCAGCGAATAACCGGACACCTGCCGACCGAAACGGCCCAGCTCAGTACGGATTGTCCCGAGATTGGCGCTCACCAGCGAGCGCAGCGCGTCCGTTTCAGGCGACGCCGGCGCCTCCCCCGCTCCCAGCCGCAGCCGCGTTCCGGAGCCGCTCATCACGTCGAGGTGCGTCACGTTGTCGGCCGTCCGGCCGTAGGCGAGGGCACGCGATCCGCACGCGTTGTTGCCGATCATCCCGCCCACGGTGCAGCGCGTGTGCGTTGACGGATCGGGCCCGAACCGCAGCCCACTGGCAAGTGCCACCTTCTGCAACGTGGCATGGACAGCGCCGGGCTCGACGACGGCGGTCCGGCTCTCGCCGTCGAACTCCAGGACGCGGTTCAGATGGCGGCTGAAGTCGATGACTACGCCGCGGCCGATTGCGTTCCCCGCCAGGGAAGTTCCAGCACCGCGCGAGGTAAACGGTATTCCGCGCTCCCGGCAGACCTCGAGGGTAGTGAGCACCTCGTCGAGGTGGCGCGGAAAAACGACGGCGGCAGGCTGAATCCGGTAGAGCGAAGCGTCGCTCGAGTAGACGGCGCGCGAGGTTGCGTCTGCGCGCGCATCCGCAACGCCGCGGGACTGCAGTTCGGAGACCAGGGACCGGGGAGCTGTGAGCGTCGTCGCCATGGGTAACATGTTACTACTTCATGCGGGCTCTTCCCGCGGCTACGCTTGACTCATGCCTCCTGCACAGCCGCCGCGACCACCGTCGCTCACCGAGCGCACCATCGAAGCGGTGCGGGATGGCATCCGGAACGGCACGTTCGTGCCCGGCGAGCTGTACTCGGTGTATCAACTGGCTGACAGGTTGAGCGTGTCCCGCAGCCCTGTCCGTGAGGCGCTGCTCCGGTTGGCAGAGACCGGGATGGTGGCCATCGAGAAGAACCGCGGCTTCCGCGTCGTGCTGCCCGGCGCGCGGGAACTGGCAGAGATCATGGCGGTGCGGGTGGCCCTTGAGGTCCCTGCGGCTGCCCAGGCCGCCCGTCGCGCCGGAGCGAGAGACCGCGCCGCCCTCGAAAAGGAGCGCGAAGCCATGCAGCAGGCAGTCCGCGACGGCGACGAAGGGGCCTTCCTCCTCCACGACCAGCGCCTCCACTCGCTCCTGCTCAACCTCGCGAGCAACAGCCACACCATCCGCATCATCGAGAACCTGCGGGACGCGACGCGGCTCATCGGCATGTCCACCATCCGCACGTCCCGCTCCCTCGATGACGTCTACGCCGAGCACCTGCCAATCCTCACAGCGGTCGAAAGCGGCGACGCGGATGCCGCAGCGCTCGCAATGCACCGCCACCTCGAATCGACGGGGAAGCTTTTGCTGCGCGGTGCGGCCACCGAGAACGACGACGTCGACCGCCTCTGGGAGGACTACGTCGGCTAAGGGCGGCTCCACAGTATCTTCAAGGTTCCGGCGACCTATATCTTCCAGAAAAGTGATTGCACTGCTCTCATTGCATGCATTGCCTGCTGAATGCACTTTTCTGAACACCTCTTGCTCCCCGCGTACCCGGCCTCATCCGTTCGGCCGGCGGGGTGAGGAGTAGCCAGGCACCGCCGATGATCGCTAGCGGCACCGGCCTTGGCGCCGACGTCGTCGTCGTTCCTCTGCTTGAACCGGCAGCCGAGCGATGGCGCCGGCAGGCAGTGCGCGGGTAGAACTGGGGTATGGACAGCTCGCTGGTACTCGGCCCCCTGCTCCGGTATGTCGACGAAACGACGGCAAGCGTGTGGGTGGAAACGCGCGAAACTGCTCGGGTACGGGTCAACGCCGCCGGCCGTACATGGGAAGCGGTCACCTTTTCTGTGCACGGGCACCACTACGCGCTGGTTGAGGTGGAGGGGCTTGAGCCTGGATCCACCTCGCCGTACACGGTGGAGATCGACGGACAGCGGGTCTGGCCGGAGGAAAAGTCACCGTTCCCCGCGCCCACCATCCGGACCCTTGACCCGGAGCGCCCCTTCCGGCTGGCTTACGGATCCTGCAGGACAAGCGAAGCAAACGACCTCGCGGCGCACAAGACGCACGGCGTGGACTCGCTCCTGGCGTTTGCCCTCAGCCTCGCTGCCCGGGATGAGGCAGTGCGGCCGGACCTCATCGCGTTCCTAGGCGATCAGGTTTACGCGGACATACCGAGTAACGAGATGCTGCAGTTGATCCGGGACGACCGCGGAATCGACACCAAGCTGGATGCGGAGCTGCGCAATTACGAGGAGTACTCGCAGATCTACCGGCTGGCGTGGTCGGGCACGGCGATTCGATGGCTGCTGTCGACATTGCCGAGCGCCATGATCTTTGATGATCACGACATCCGGGACGACTGGAACTCGTCGCTGCTGTGGAAGAAAAAGGTTGCGAAGATTCCCTGGTGGCGGGATCGAATCGTCTCCGGCCTGGCGTCCTACTGGGTGTACCAGCACCTCGGCAACCTCTCGCCGGACGAGCGCGCCGCTGACGAAATCTGGCAGGCCATCCGGTCCCATCAAGGGCCCGGCGAACTTGAGCTCAGCCCTATTGTCGAGGCGGTTGTGGAGGAGGCGGATCAAGATCCTGAACGCTACCGCTGGAGCTTCTGCAGGGATTTCGGCGATACCCGGCTGATCGTCCTGGATTCACGGGCTGCCCGGGTCCTGCAGCCCGGTCAACGATCCATGCTGGACCGCAAGGAACTGCGGTGGCTGGACGAGCTGATGCAGGGCGACCGGCGGCATCTGCTCGTTGCCACGTCGCTTCCGTTCCTGCTACCGCGGGGACTTCATCACATCGAGGACTGGAACGCCGTGCTCGCCGACGGCCGCTGGGGTGAGCGCCTGGCCGCCGTCGGTGAGTGGATTCGCCAGGCGATCGATCTGGAGCACTGGGCGGCGTTTCCGGATAGTTTTCGCGCCGTCGCAACCATGGCAACGGAGGTAGCAACAGGCCAGCGCGGCGTGGCTCCGGAAACAGTGACGTTCCTGTCCGGTGACGTCCATTTTTCCTACATCGAGGAGGTGGACGAACCCATGCAGTCCCGCGTCCTGCAGGCGGTCTGCTCTCCGATCCGGAATCCGCTGCGGCCGGCGCTGCGCTGGGTTGCGGCGTTGATGTCCACGCGGGTGGCCGGTCCGCTCGGAGGCGTGCTGGCACGCTTTGTTCCGCACCCGCCGTTCCACTGGTCCACGCTGAAGAAACCGTGGTTTGACAACAACCTCGCAAGCCTGGAAGTGACAGAGGAGGGGTTGAAGCTGCGGTGGGACACCGGCGTCGTCAGTGATGGAAACCATGGCGTCCCGACGCTGAAGGAGGTCACCTCGATCACCATCGCGCCGCGTGCGGCAACCGCTCGGGAAAAACGCTAGTACGCAATCGTGAAGACCCAGACGGCCAGCGTCATCGTCACGATCGTGATGAGCACAATACCGATGAGGTTGAGCCACAGCCCGCCACGCATCATCTGCCCGATGGTCACGTATCCGGAGCCGAAGGCAATGGCGTTGGGCGGTGTGGCCACCGGCAGCATGAACGCACACGTTGCGGCCAGCGCTACCGGGATGGCAAGCAGCATCGGGTCCAGACCAAGACCGAGGGCTACACCGCCGGCCACCGGCAGGAAGGTGGCTGCGGTGGCAGTGTTGCTGGTTAGCTCCGTGAGGAAAATGATGCCGGTAGCAAAGATCACCACCATCAGAAGCACGGGAACTGCACCCAGAGCACTGGCGCTCTCACCGATCCAGTCGGTCAGGCCGGAGGATGAGAACTGAGCGCTGAGTGCAAGCCCTCCACCGAACAGCAGGAGAACGCCCCACGGCAGCTTGACCGCGGATTCCCAGTCGAGCAGACGTACACCGCGTTGCGCGCTTGCGGGCAGCAGGAACAGCAGAAGGCCCACCACCATGGCGATGCCTGCGTCGTCAATAGGCGGGGATGTGAAGATTACGGGCACGAAGACCCAACTGAGTGCGGCGAGGATGAAGATGGCGAGGACGAGTTTCTCACCCATGGACATTGGACCGAGCTTGTGGAGTTCCTTGTTGATCAACTCCCTGCCGCCAGGGATTTCATCGATCTCGGGCTTGAACAGGACTTTCGTCAGGAGGAACCAGGCGATGATGAGCATCACGACGGCAAGCGGAACCCCGACCAGCATCCACTCGCCGAAGCCGATCTCGATGCCGTGTGCTTCCTGCAGATAGCCGACCAGAAGGGTGTTGGGGGGCGTCCCGATGATCGTTCCCAGTGAACCAATGGAAGCCGCGTACGCAATCCCGAGCATGAGAGCCGTGCCGAAGTTCGACTTGATGATCGCATTCTTGACTTCCGTGCTCTGCGGATCTGATCCCTCCAGACCCGCATCCGACGATGTTTCGTCCGCCTTGCCAGCCCCTGCCGCAGAGTCCGATAGCAAGTTGGGGAGCAGCAGCAGGACGGATACGCCGATCGGCAACATCATGACCGCGGTTGCTGTGTTGGAGACCCACATGCTGAGGAAGGCGGTGGCCACCATGAAGCCGGCCACCATCTGGGCCGGCTTCGTGCCCATGATCCGCACGGTTCGCAACGCGATTCGGCGGTGCAGGTTCCAGCGTTGCATGGCCAAGGCAAGAAGGAATCCTCCCATGAAAAGAAAGATGATGTTGCTGCCATAGGAGGCGCCGACGTCGTCGACTGCCACATCCTCACCGAGTACGGGGAAAATGATCAGCGGCAACAGCGCAGT belongs to Arthrobacter tumbae and includes:
- a CDS encoding GntR family transcriptional regulator, translating into MPPAQPPRPPSLTERTIEAVRDGIRNGTFVPGELYSVYQLADRLSVSRSPVREALLRLAETGMVAIEKNRGFRVVLPGARELAEIMAVRVALEVPAAAQAARRAGARDRAALEKEREAMQQAVRDGDEGAFLLHDQRLHSLLLNLASNSHTIRIIENLRDATRLIGMSTIRTSRSLDDVYAEHLPILTAVESGDADAAALAMHRHLESTGKLLLRGAATENDDVDRLWEDYVG
- a CDS encoding alkaline phosphatase D family protein, producing the protein MDSSLVLGPLLRYVDETTASVWVETRETARVRVNAAGRTWEAVTFSVHGHHYALVEVEGLEPGSTSPYTVEIDGQRVWPEEKSPFPAPTIRTLDPERPFRLAYGSCRTSEANDLAAHKTHGVDSLLAFALSLAARDEAVRPDLIAFLGDQVYADIPSNEMLQLIRDDRGIDTKLDAELRNYEEYSQIYRLAWSGTAIRWLLSTLPSAMIFDDHDIRDDWNSSLLWKKKVAKIPWWRDRIVSGLASYWVYQHLGNLSPDERAADEIWQAIRSHQGPGELELSPIVEAVVEEADQDPERYRWSFCRDFGDTRLIVLDSRAARVLQPGQRSMLDRKELRWLDELMQGDRRHLLVATSLPFLLPRGLHHIEDWNAVLADGRWGERLAAVGEWIRQAIDLEHWAAFPDSFRAVATMATEVATGQRGVAPETVTFLSGDVHFSYIEEVDEPMQSRVLQAVCSPIRNPLRPALRWVAALMSTRVAGPLGGVLARFVPHPPFHWSTLKKPWFDNNLASLEVTEEGLKLRWDTGVVSDGNHGVPTLKEVTSITIAPRAATAREKR
- a CDS encoding SLC13 family permease produces the protein MAIGSQPSEKDAGRGPSVPGAHLKDYHPRKSQGQDVDFQSPGERAPAEDPKTHRIKWTGLAVGLALALLVYLVMPGDLAHPAKLTAATAVLMGVWWMTEAIPIPATALLPLIIFPVLGEDVAVDDVGASYGSNIIFLFMGGFLLALAMQRWNLHRRIALRTVRIMGTKPAQMVAGFMVATAFLSMWVSNTATAVMMLPIGVSVLLLLPNLLSDSAAGAGKADETSSDAGLEGSDPQSTEVKNAIIKSNFGTALMLGIAYAASIGSLGTIIGTPPNTLLVGYLQEAHGIEIGFGEWMLVGVPLAVVMLIIAWFLLTKVLFKPEIDEIPGGRELINKELHKLGPMSMGEKLVLAIFILAALSWVFVPVIFTSPPIDDAGIAMVVGLLLFLLPASAQRGVRLLDWESAVKLPWGVLLLFGGGLALSAQFSSSGLTDWIGESASALGAVPVLLMVVIFATGIIFLTELTSNTATAATFLPVAGGVALGLGLDPMLLAIPVALAATCAFMLPVATPPNAIAFGSGYVTIGQMMRGGLWLNLIGIVLITIVTMTLAVWVFTIAY
- a CDS encoding FAD-binding and (Fe-S)-binding domain-containing protein — translated: MATTLTAPRSLVSELQSRGVADARADATSRAVYSSDASLYRIQPAAVVFPRHLDEVLTTLEVCRERGIPFTSRGAGTSLAGNAIGRGVVIDFSRHLNRVLEFDGESRTAVVEPGAVHATLQKVALASGLRFGPDPSTHTRCTVGGMIGNNACGSRALAYGRTADNVTHLDVMSGSGTRLRLGAGEAPASPETDALRSLVSANLGTIRTELGRFGRQVSGYSLEHLLPERGFDLRRMLVGSEGTLAVVLEAGIRLVTDAPHKTMVVLGFENIGEAGDAVTSVLPFKPTACEGLDSRIVEVVRTRKGPQAVPELPGGAAWLFVEISGDDAAEVAERAAAVSRVDAARYARIITSPAQAAALWRIREDGGGLAGRSPAGAPAHAGWEDAAVPPERLGDYLREFDELLLTHNLTGFPFGHFGDGCVHVRLDFPFQHDDGAAVFRAFLTDAARLVASYGGSLSGEHGDGRARSELLPFMYTPAALSLFGKVKGILDPDNILNPGVLVDPEPLDANVRVAEAGPLRTGLALGYEHDDGDFSQAVHRCTGVGQCRAAHRDNQTVMCPSYIATLEEKDSTRGRARALQEMINGSVVGGAAAGHQHGKPNWRAPEVHEALDLCLSCKGCASDCPTGVDMASYKAEVLHQSYKGRIRPASHYSLGWLPRWASLASVAPRVVNALTSLPGLGKLGLRLAGVDQRRRIPAFAPQTFHKWFESRAAASSGDQPQVLLWADSFTNNFSPEVGEAAVRVLEGAGYEVLIPEKPVCCGLTWISTGQLDSARKILRSSVETLKEYAEQGIPIVGLEPSCTGVLRSDSIELLGRAVAGPVAGATHTLAELLAKTPGYEAPSLEGTTVVAQPHCHHHAVMGWSPDAALLEGAGAELQKLGGCCGLAGNFGVERGHYEVSVAVAEQQLLPAVRAAAADAVVLADGYSCRTQLEDLSERKGIHLAQLLDSRLPAK